From the Desulfuromonas sp. genome, one window contains:
- a CDS encoding IS481 family transposase ISGme9: protein MEEKIRQLRMLAVRRFMNGESPESICTSLGKSKVWLYKWIKRFNDYDDSWFEDRSRRPLVTSNRTSTEIEEVVKMVRLNLYNQDLFCGAQAILWEMEDLGVSPLPSLRTINRILARNDLTHRRTGRYEPKGTVYPSLPAKRPNQTHQADFVGPCYLKGPHRFYSLNIVDTATVRCGLHPALSMTSQTVLDGFWATWKRIGIPDRVQVDNALSFFGSRRHPRGMGPLIRLCLHNGVEPWFIPMAEPWRNGMVENFNERYQQRFLGKVTMASIEDLHAGSLAFEQRHNSKYRYSKLKGDTPLKALAASNAALRFPAENAPPKHPMEKPEDGKYHVVRLIRSDLKLDVFGERFSVPPETIREYVVATIDVKEQKLKLFLDKTQVEEFDYKMR from the coding sequence ATGGAAGAAAAAATCAGGCAACTCAGGATGCTGGCGGTCCGACGTTTTATGAACGGTGAAAGTCCTGAGTCGATCTGTACCTCGCTCGGCAAATCCAAGGTCTGGCTGTACAAGTGGATCAAAAGGTTTAACGACTACGACGACTCATGGTTCGAGGATCGTTCTCGTCGTCCTCTTGTAACTTCGAATCGCACATCTACCGAAATTGAAGAGGTCGTTAAGATGGTTCGACTCAATCTTTACAACCAGGACCTGTTTTGTGGTGCACAAGCAATCTTATGGGAAATGGAAGATCTGGGAGTCTCACCATTGCCATCGCTCAGGACCATCAACAGGATTCTCGCCAGGAATGATCTGACGCATCGCCGGACCGGTCGCTATGAACCCAAAGGAACCGTCTATCCTAGTCTTCCCGCCAAGCGACCGAATCAGACTCATCAGGCAGACTTTGTTGGCCCCTGTTACTTAAAGGGGCCGCATCGCTTCTACAGTTTGAACATTGTTGATACAGCTACAGTCAGATGTGGCCTGCATCCTGCGCTATCCATGACATCCCAAACCGTCCTTGACGGATTCTGGGCCACGTGGAAACGCATCGGCATCCCGGATCGAGTACAGGTCGACAACGCTCTGTCCTTTTTTGGCAGTCGAAGACATCCTCGCGGGATGGGGCCTCTGATCAGGCTCTGCTTGCACAACGGGGTTGAACCTTGGTTCATACCCATGGCTGAGCCATGGAGGAACGGAATGGTTGAGAACTTCAATGAACGTTATCAACAAAGGTTCCTCGGCAAAGTCACCATGGCATCCATTGAAGACCTACATGCAGGATCTCTCGCATTTGAACAACGCCATAACAGCAAGTATCGCTACAGCAAGCTAAAAGGAGATACTCCGCTAAAAGCACTTGCGGCTTCAAATGCCGCACTGAGATTTCCCGCTGAGAATGCTCCCCCTAAACACCCAATGGAAAAACCCGAAGATGGGAAATATCATGTTGTGCGTCTCATTCGCAGCGACCTGAAACTGGATGTCTTTGGAGAACGTTTCTCAGTCCCGCCGGAGACAATACGCGAATACGTGGTGGCTACTATCGATGTCAAAGAACAGAAACTAAAACTCTTTCTGGACAAAACTCAGGTCGAGGAATTTGATTACAAAATGCGCTAA
- the dprA gene encoding DNA-protecting protein DprA, which yields MLTNTERAWLRLHLTRGLGRSGLFKLHAQFESPVPALSAVEVKGTAIFSPHRARINYPVAEDDPRFIAACDTLEKCQARIISFWDEEYPSLLRTIHDPPALIYLRGTLDIDQAVGVVGSRRASTQGERTTWMICSDLARSGITIVSGMARGIDGVAHEAALAAGGTTIAVLGCGIDRIYPYENRKLYQQIPEQGAVISEYPPGTKPLAGHFPGRNRIISGLSRGVLIVEAAEGSGSLITADFALDQGREVFAVPGAIQNPNSRGVNRLLKDGAHLVTGASDIVEIVRPSTTISHRQGRPESPELLNQKEKTIIEQLGDEPVQVDDLARKSGLTPTELSAILLQLELRGTVSQLPGMRYIAAFRST from the coding sequence ATGCTGACCAATACCGAACGTGCATGGTTGCGGCTTCACCTGACCCGCGGCCTCGGACGATCCGGTCTCTTCAAACTCCATGCACAATTCGAATCGCCGGTGCCGGCATTGTCCGCTGTTGAAGTGAAAGGGACAGCTATCTTTAGTCCGCACCGTGCCAGAATCAATTATCCGGTGGCCGAGGACGATCCCCGGTTTATCGCCGCCTGCGATACCCTCGAGAAATGCCAGGCGCGAATTATCTCCTTCTGGGACGAAGAATATCCTTCCCTGCTCAGAACGATCCATGACCCGCCAGCCCTGATTTATCTGCGTGGTACCCTTGATATTGATCAGGCTGTCGGCGTCGTCGGCTCCCGTCGTGCCTCAACCCAGGGTGAAAGAACGACCTGGATGATCTGTAGTGATCTGGCCCGATCCGGAATCACGATCGTCAGCGGAATGGCCCGCGGTATTGACGGGGTCGCCCATGAAGCAGCGCTTGCCGCCGGCGGCACGACCATCGCTGTTCTCGGTTGCGGGATCGACCGGATCTATCCATACGAAAACCGCAAGCTCTATCAACAGATCCCTGAACAAGGGGCTGTTATCTCGGAATATCCACCCGGCACCAAACCGTTGGCCGGCCATTTTCCTGGTCGTAATCGAATCATCAGCGGCCTCAGCCGGGGAGTCCTGATTGTTGAGGCGGCCGAGGGGAGCGGATCGCTTATTACCGCCGATTTTGCTCTTGACCAGGGGCGGGAAGTCTTCGCGGTGCCGGGCGCCATTCAGAACCCGAACAGCAGGGGTGTTAATCGGCTGCTCAAGGATGGTGCCCACCTCGTGACCGGTGCCAGCGACATCGTTGAAATCGTTCGACCGTCTACGACTATTTCACATCGTCAGGGTCGCCCGGAATCGCCTGAGCTTCTCAATCAAAAGGAGAAGACCATCATTGAACAACTCGGCGACGAACCGGTCCAGGTCGACGATCTGGCCCGGAAAAGTGGGTTGACACCCACAGAGCTTTCCGCTATTTTACTGCAACTTGAGCTCCGGGGAACAGTTTCGCAGCTCCCCGGAATGCGCTACATTGCCGCATTCAGGAGTACCTGA
- a CDS encoding type I DNA topoisomerase, whose amino-acid sequence MSKSLVIVESPAKAKTIEKFLGKGYTVKASFGHVRALPSKQGSVDIDNDFEPLYKTLPDSKKHLTSLKKSLAKCDELILATDPDREGEAIAWHLLQALGVDENGDKPKVKRVVFHEITKSAIEQAMAEPRHVAGELVDAQQARSILDYLVGFNLSPFLWKKIRYGLSAGRVQSVALRLICEREKEIKAFVPREYWSIEADLKTGNDEIFKAKLHQVDGKKLDKFAIESKQQADGLLKGLEDAVYQVTSLKKSEKKRNPAAPFTTSTLQQEANRKLGFSARKTMSVAQKLYEGIDIGEGEVGLITYMRTDSVALSSVATDEAKELITAEYGAEYAIDKPRVFKNKAKNAQEAHEAVRPTSLKWTPNQIKSHLSSDQIKLYKLIWERTMASQMASAILDATTVDLSAGDRFTFRATGQIIRFPGFMKLYIEGTDNGVEEKEGMLPPLAEDEQVNCDKLHSNQHFTQPPPRFTEASLVKILEEHGIGRPSTYASIMNTLVTRKYVRLEKRAFYTEDVGMTVSDLLVNHFSQYVDYEFTAKLEEDLDAISLGDKEWRPVIAGFWEPFHTLLEKKEKEVSKDDVTSEALDQDCPECGKKLLIKLGRRGKFIACSGFPDCRYTAPLKDDSKEPEEPVFSEEKCEKCGSQMLIKNGRYGKFLACSGYPDCKNIKPLEKPKSTGVTCPECNEGEIQEKKSRYGKIFYSCNRYPKCKYALWNEPVEQPCPDCGHPLTTRKVTKRYGTQRVCPIKECGFKEQLPEEGEE is encoded by the coding sequence ATGTCAAAATCACTGGTCATAGTCGAATCGCCGGCCAAGGCGAAAACCATCGAGAAATTTCTCGGAAAGGGGTATACGGTCAAGGCCTCGTTCGGCCACGTACGGGCCCTGCCGAGCAAGCAGGGGTCGGTTGATATTGACAATGATTTCGAGCCGCTCTACAAAACGCTCCCGGACAGCAAAAAACATCTGACCAGCCTGAAAAAGAGTCTTGCCAAATGTGACGAACTGATCCTGGCAACTGACCCCGACCGTGAAGGAGAAGCGATCGCCTGGCACTTGCTCCAGGCCCTCGGTGTTGACGAAAACGGTGACAAGCCAAAGGTCAAACGGGTTGTTTTTCATGAAATTACCAAAAGCGCCATTGAGCAGGCGATGGCTGAGCCACGTCACGTTGCCGGGGAGCTGGTTGATGCACAGCAGGCGCGCTCGATTCTCGATTATCTGGTCGGCTTCAATCTTTCACCGTTTCTCTGGAAAAAAATCCGGTACGGCCTCTCCGCCGGCCGCGTCCAATCAGTCGCCCTGCGCCTGATCTGCGAGCGGGAGAAAGAGATCAAGGCATTCGTTCCACGCGAGTACTGGTCAATTGAAGCTGATCTCAAAACCGGAAACGATGAAATTTTCAAAGCCAAACTGCACCAGGTTGATGGCAAGAAACTCGACAAGTTTGCCATCGAATCGAAGCAGCAGGCCGATGGTTTATTAAAGGGTCTCGAGGACGCTGTCTATCAGGTCACTTCACTGAAGAAAAGTGAAAAGAAACGAAATCCGGCGGCCCCTTTCACGACCAGTACACTGCAACAGGAAGCGAACCGCAAACTCGGCTTCTCGGCGCGCAAGACCATGAGTGTTGCCCAGAAGCTTTACGAAGGCATCGATATCGGTGAAGGCGAAGTCGGTCTCATCACCTATATGCGTACCGATTCAGTCGCCCTCTCCTCGGTTGCCACAGACGAAGCGAAAGAGCTAATCACCGCAGAATATGGTGCCGAATACGCCATCGACAAACCACGGGTATTTAAAAACAAGGCAAAAAATGCCCAGGAAGCGCATGAGGCGGTTCGACCAACCAGCCTGAAATGGACGCCAAACCAGATCAAGAGCCATCTCTCCTCTGACCAGATCAAACTTTACAAATTGATCTGGGAGCGGACCATGGCCTCACAGATGGCCTCGGCTATTCTTGACGCAACGACCGTTGACCTTTCAGCCGGCGACCGCTTCACCTTCCGCGCAACCGGTCAGATCATCCGCTTCCCCGGCTTCATGAAGCTCTATATTGAAGGGACTGACAATGGCGTCGAGGAAAAGGAAGGGATGCTTCCGCCCCTGGCCGAAGATGAACAGGTCAACTGTGACAAGCTGCACTCGAACCAGCACTTCACCCAGCCACCGCCCCGCTTTACCGAAGCAAGCCTGGTCAAGATTCTCGAGGAGCACGGGATTGGCCGGCCATCAACCTACGCCTCGATCATGAACACGCTGGTCACCCGTAAATATGTGCGCCTGGAGAAAAGAGCTTTTTACACCGAAGATGTCGGGATGACCGTCAGCGACTTGCTGGTCAATCACTTCAGCCAATATGTCGACTACGAATTCACCGCCAAGCTGGAAGAAGACCTCGACGCCATTTCCCTCGGGGACAAGGAATGGCGACCGGTTATCGCCGGCTTCTGGGAACCGTTCCACACCCTTCTTGAGAAGAAAGAGAAAGAAGTTTCCAAGGACGATGTTACCAGTGAAGCGCTCGATCAGGATTGCCCGGAGTGTGGCAAAAAGTTATTGATCAAGCTCGGTCGGCGCGGCAAGTTCATCGCCTGTTCCGGTTTTCCCGACTGCCGCTACACCGCCCCCCTCAAGGATGACAGCAAGGAACCGGAAGAGCCGGTATTCTCCGAAGAGAAATGCGAGAAGTGCGGCTCGCAGATGTTGATTAAAAATGGCCGTTACGGCAAGTTCCTCGCCTGCTCCGGCTATCCCGACTGCAAGAATATTAAGCCGCTGGAAAAACCGAAGAGCACCGGCGTCACCTGCCCCGAATGCAATGAGGGTGAAATCCAGGAAAAGAAGAGCCGCTACGGCAAGATCTTTTACTCCTGCAACCGCTATCCGAAGTGCAAGTATGCGCTCTGGAACGAACCGGTCGAACAGCCCTGCCCGGACTGCGGCCATCCGTTGACCACGAGAAAGGTCACCAAGCGCTACGGCACCCAGCGGGTCTGTCCGATCAAGGAATGCGGGTTCAAGGAACAGTTGCCCGAAGAGGGTGAAGAGTAG